The following are encoded in a window of Corynebacterium marinum DSM 44953 genomic DNA:
- a CDS encoding type I polyketide synthase, producing the protein MTEYSTSFGTDRLINRFDREPYALAFSGQGFDWLKTLRAAVAAGVGTAVTSLVDGAAAKLAPVADELAGTRPHGFDPLAWARDEEGPAFDAAQVAISVPGIFTAQLAVLESLDRQGLELEKAVTTVGHSQGKLASLLAEEKAESDDLLAIAQLIGAAMTRTARMTGLIQQGGHSPMVSVRGISRERLQQAIDHACADVPEELRPAVGLRNTRDTYVMVGRPQDNAAVRELLGKFAAKDTKAVENKERGGEPFNPQFADLPIQSAFHHPAMASAVEQTVAWAAKAGLDTAVAREAAQLVLTAQVDWPAELDAAVDAGARWILEIGPDGGMLPLTRRIVAGRGVGTLDVSGTAGQAELFDAGLAPELPRDWSEFAPRLEKRNGQVRLVTKFTDVTGYTPMTLPGMTPTTVDPAIVAAAANAGHWAELAGGGQVTEAVLEENIDRLTSLLEPGVNAQFNSMFLNPYLWRMQVEGKRLVPRARANGAPIDGIIITAGMPPHDEAVALVRELRDANFPWVVFKPGAVKHIRQVLKIADDVPEIPVIIQVEGGKAGGHHSWEDLDELLIATYGEIRERDNVILAVGGGIGTPERAAEYITGTWSRRYHLPAMPTDAILLGTATMATLESTASEAVKQALVDAPGSDEWAGAGREKGGVASGRSQLGADLYEIENSFAKAGRLLDEVAGDDEAAAARRAEIIAAIDKTCKPYFGDLEAMTYVEWLNRYLEISGPYKGEWTDVSWADRFVEMVERAEARLTDVDHGTFEAQIEVDLDAPGQAVDKLVELYPFAGRDLLHPADRAWFSKLLLKPGKPANFVPVIDGDVRRWWRSDSLWQAHDERYDADQVCIIPGTAAVAGITRANEPVADLLGRFNQVAIDALTAVGEQPVEIEESVVERVLTAPGTFWAGRQQPSYIERLGDTDQWTLAEDRASAAHAATGARLVAEDAEHAVLTVPLAGSTAAGTTTDLSIRFTVPADAPLSANPQVTAEDAEAAMAELTRVAAGGELAEVSAAGVAEWRTTLDAGHLADYDTVTAGYLPAKLAANGTAPDVLVGRAWPAVFAAVRSAVVPGTDSASVVEGMLSLVHLEHHLTMLAELPDVSAGPVDLKVTATADEVSDTDLGRLVIIRAELTADGAPLAKLSERFAIRGRNGKTTARTNTSALPSVVDSPRSFRAYARVVAPESMHPFAVVSGDRNPIHVSDTAAGLAGLPGVIVHGMWTSAIGELVAGAGFSEDSTSTSPARVVEYTATMLAPVLPGETIEFTVERSGVDNRPGHGEVRTVTATVNGNLVLTATAVMAAPTTFYGFPGQGIQSQGMGMESRADSAAAREVWDRADRHTRTKLGFSVLEIVKNNPTEVVVGGERFHHPDGVLFLTQFTQVAMATLGCAQVAEMREAGALNQRAYFAGHSVGEYNALAAYSGVLSLESVVEIVYRRGLTMHRLVERDEEGNSNYGLAALRPNKMGLSAGNVFDYVNDLSASTGEFLEIVNYNIAGVQYAVAGTRAGLLALKADAEKRAPGQRAFIMIPGIDVPFHSSHLRDGVGDFREHLDSLIPHAINLDILVGRYIPNLVARPFELSREFVESITDVVSSPYIEEILGDYEKAAADPQKLARTLLIELLAWQFASPVRWIETQDLILRSRENGGLEMERFVEVGVGSAPTLANMLGQTLRLPQYAGTPIEVLNVERDRPVVFATDEVVREVAEDVVPETPAESAPARKSAGPAPVSANAPTGDTVPAAAPAPAPAAAPAGAGTPENIEFTPADATEMLIAIWTKVRPDQMGATDSIETLVEGVSSRRNQLLLDLGVEFGLGAIDGAADAELDALKVTVSKMAKGYKAFGPVLGDSAADALRRITGPTGKKPNYITERVTGTWQLGQGWADHVVAEVVIGAREGASLRGGDLATLSPATPSNAGELDQLIDGAVQAVAARRGVAVGLPSAGGGAGGVVDSAALGEFAEQVTGKEGVLAETARTILSQLGISQVESQNLEEQADEHAALFDLVSRELGSDWPRQVAPRFSADEAVLLDDRWASAREDLTRVALGELDAADIDVTGAGEVVAKQAEYLGLTGLAAQAREEETLRFSADVAVVTGASPNSIAAGVVAELLEGGATVVVTTSSLSHSRLGYYKELYARAARGTAALWIIPANLSSYTDLDAVIEWIGNEQTATVNGQKKVLKKALVPTLLFPFAAPRVMGTLADAGPSAESQMRLLLWAVERLIAGLSEIGVDTQVGKRLHVVLPGSPNRGRFGGDGAYGESKASLDAVVTRWNAEKVWGGRTSLVHAFIGWVRGTGLMGGNDPLVETIESKGVRTFSNEEMAELLVSQVTDEVRAEAANAPVTVDFTGGLGESDVNISQLAAEAAAEAEASGVEKQEIEEPRTLTALPTPYRRFQWTAPDFSGVTTKLDDMIVIVGAGELGPYGSARTRFDAELTGDLTAAGVIELAWTMGLIRWDNDAWYDADDQELAEEEIYDRFHDEVLGKVGVRRYHDDFFMVDNLAPELTTVYLDKDLSFSVASREEAKTFVDSEPDHTSAFYDEEAGEWTVVRHAGSAVRVPRRTTMSRFVGGQIPEGFDPAVYGIPADMVDNLDRLALWNLVCTVDAFLSSGFTPAELLRGVHPARVSSTQGTGMGGVESMRSLYLDGLLAEPRANDILQEALPNVVAAHVMQSYVGGYGQMIHPVAACATAAVSVEEGYDKIKLGKADFVVAGGLDDLSIEGITGFGDMAATADSTEMENKGIEHRYFSRANDRRRGGFIESEGGGTVLLARGSVAADLGLPVLGVVAFAESFADGAHTSIPAPGLGALGAARGGADSRLARQLADVGVAVNEISVISKHDTSTNANDPNESDLHERIAASMGRADGNPLYVISQKSLTGHAKGGAAAFQMIGLTQVLRSGVLPANRSLDSVDPVLAHHQHLVWLRKPLDLSAKAPKAGLVTSLGFGHVSALVAIVHPGAFLEALRQERGQDAAADWAAASVAREEAGLRRIVDGMYGGAPLFERPTDRNLGGAGNAVKEREAAVLLDDDARLVDGVLRTGAEITS; encoded by the coding sequence GTGACCGAATACAGCACCTCCTTCGGGACGGATCGACTGATCAACCGCTTCGACCGCGAGCCGTACGCCCTGGCCTTCTCCGGCCAGGGGTTCGACTGGTTGAAGACCCTGCGCGCGGCCGTCGCCGCCGGTGTCGGCACCGCCGTCACCTCTCTGGTCGACGGCGCCGCCGCCAAGCTCGCGCCGGTCGCGGACGAGCTGGCGGGGACCCGTCCCCACGGCTTTGACCCCCTCGCGTGGGCACGCGACGAGGAGGGGCCCGCATTCGACGCCGCCCAGGTCGCGATCAGCGTCCCGGGAATCTTCACCGCCCAGTTGGCGGTCCTGGAGTCCCTGGACCGCCAGGGCCTGGAGCTGGAGAAGGCTGTCACCACGGTCGGCCACTCGCAGGGCAAGCTCGCCTCCCTCCTCGCGGAGGAGAAGGCGGAGTCCGACGATCTCCTCGCCATCGCGCAGCTGATCGGCGCCGCGATGACCCGCACCGCGCGCATGACCGGCCTCATCCAGCAGGGCGGGCACTCCCCGATGGTCTCGGTCCGCGGCATCTCCCGTGAGCGGCTGCAGCAGGCCATCGACCACGCGTGCGCCGATGTCCCGGAGGAGCTGCGCCCGGCCGTCGGGCTGCGCAACACCCGCGACACCTACGTGATGGTCGGACGTCCGCAGGACAACGCCGCGGTCCGGGAACTCCTGGGCAAGTTCGCGGCGAAGGACACCAAGGCCGTCGAGAACAAGGAGCGCGGCGGGGAACCGTTCAACCCGCAGTTCGCCGACCTGCCGATCCAGTCCGCCTTCCACCACCCGGCGATGGCGTCCGCCGTCGAGCAGACCGTCGCCTGGGCAGCCAAGGCCGGACTGGACACCGCCGTCGCCCGCGAGGCCGCCCAGCTCGTGCTGACCGCCCAGGTCGACTGGCCCGCCGAGCTCGACGCGGCCGTCGACGCAGGCGCCCGCTGGATCCTCGAGATCGGCCCGGACGGCGGGATGCTGCCGCTGACCAGGCGGATCGTCGCCGGCCGCGGCGTCGGCACCCTCGACGTATCCGGCACCGCCGGCCAGGCCGAGCTCTTCGACGCCGGCCTCGCCCCCGAGCTGCCCCGCGACTGGTCCGAGTTCGCCCCCCGACTGGAGAAGCGCAACGGCCAGGTCCGCCTGGTCACCAAGTTCACCGATGTCACCGGCTACACCCCGATGACCCTGCCGGGCATGACCCCGACCACCGTCGATCCGGCCATCGTCGCCGCCGCCGCCAACGCCGGCCACTGGGCCGAGCTCGCCGGCGGCGGACAGGTCACCGAGGCTGTTCTCGAGGAGAACATCGACCGGCTGACCTCCCTGCTGGAGCCGGGCGTCAACGCGCAGTTCAACTCCATGTTCCTCAACCCCTACCTGTGGCGTATGCAGGTCGAGGGCAAGCGTCTCGTGCCGCGCGCCCGGGCCAACGGCGCCCCGATCGACGGCATCATCATCACCGCCGGCATGCCCCCGCACGACGAGGCCGTCGCCCTGGTCCGCGAACTGCGGGACGCGAACTTCCCGTGGGTCGTGTTCAAGCCGGGCGCCGTCAAGCACATCCGCCAGGTCCTCAAGATCGCCGACGACGTGCCGGAGATCCCGGTCATCATCCAGGTCGAGGGCGGCAAGGCAGGCGGCCACCACTCCTGGGAGGATCTCGACGAGCTCCTGATCGCCACCTACGGCGAGATCCGCGAGCGCGACAACGTCATCCTCGCCGTCGGCGGCGGCATCGGCACCCCCGAGCGGGCCGCCGAGTACATCACCGGCACCTGGTCCCGGAGGTACCACCTCCCGGCCATGCCCACCGACGCCATCCTCCTGGGCACCGCCACCATGGCCACCCTCGAGTCCACCGCCTCCGAGGCGGTCAAGCAGGCGCTTGTCGACGCCCCCGGTTCCGACGAGTGGGCCGGCGCCGGCCGCGAGAAGGGCGGCGTCGCATCAGGCCGCTCCCAGCTCGGCGCGGACCTCTACGAGATCGAGAACTCCTTCGCCAAGGCTGGCCGCCTCCTCGACGAGGTCGCCGGCGACGACGAGGCCGCAGCGGCCCGCCGCGCGGAAATCATCGCGGCCATCGACAAGACCTGCAAGCCCTACTTCGGCGACCTCGAAGCCATGACCTACGTCGAGTGGCTGAACCGCTACCTCGAGATCTCCGGCCCGTACAAGGGCGAATGGACCGACGTCTCCTGGGCGGACCGCTTCGTCGAGATGGTCGAGCGCGCCGAGGCCCGCCTGACCGACGTCGACCACGGCACGTTCGAGGCGCAGATCGAGGTGGACCTGGACGCCCCCGGGCAGGCCGTCGACAAGCTCGTGGAGCTCTACCCCTTCGCCGGGCGCGACCTGCTGCACCCCGCCGACCGGGCCTGGTTCTCGAAGCTGCTGCTCAAGCCGGGTAAGCCGGCCAACTTCGTTCCCGTCATTGACGGCGATGTGCGCCGCTGGTGGCGCTCCGATTCCCTGTGGCAGGCCCACGACGAGCGGTACGACGCCGACCAGGTCTGCATCATCCCCGGCACCGCCGCCGTCGCCGGCATCACCCGCGCCAACGAGCCGGTTGCCGACCTGCTCGGCCGCTTCAACCAGGTCGCCATCGACGCGCTGACCGCCGTCGGCGAGCAGCCGGTCGAGATCGAGGAGTCCGTCGTCGAACGGGTCCTCACCGCCCCGGGCACCTTCTGGGCAGGCCGCCAGCAGCCCTCCTACATCGAGCGTCTCGGCGACACCGACCAGTGGACCCTGGCCGAGGACCGCGCCTCCGCGGCCCACGCCGCCACCGGTGCCCGCCTGGTCGCCGAGGACGCGGAGCACGCCGTGCTCACCGTCCCGCTGGCCGGTTCCACCGCCGCCGGCACCACCACGGACCTGAGCATCCGTTTCACCGTCCCCGCCGACGCCCCCCTGTCCGCCAACCCGCAGGTCACCGCGGAAGATGCTGAGGCCGCCATGGCTGAGCTGACCCGCGTGGCCGCCGGCGGCGAACTGGCCGAGGTCTCCGCCGCGGGCGTCGCCGAGTGGCGCACCACCCTCGACGCCGGCCACCTCGCCGACTACGACACCGTCACCGCCGGTTACCTGCCCGCCAAGCTGGCCGCCAACGGCACCGCCCCGGACGTCCTCGTCGGCCGCGCCTGGCCGGCCGTGTTCGCCGCCGTGCGTTCCGCCGTGGTCCCGGGCACCGACTCGGCCTCCGTGGTCGAGGGAATGCTGTCCCTGGTGCACCTCGAGCACCACCTGACCATGCTCGCCGAGCTTCCGGACGTCTCTGCGGGCCCGGTCGACCTCAAGGTCACCGCCACCGCCGACGAGGTCTCCGACACCGACCTGGGCCGCCTCGTCATCATCCGTGCGGAGCTGACCGCCGACGGCGCGCCGCTGGCCAAGCTCTCCGAGCGATTCGCCATCCGCGGACGCAACGGAAAGACCACCGCGCGCACCAACACCTCGGCCCTGCCGAGCGTCGTCGACAGCCCGCGCTCCTTCCGCGCCTACGCCCGCGTCGTCGCGCCGGAGTCCATGCACCCCTTCGCCGTCGTCTCCGGCGACCGAAACCCGATCCACGTCTCCGATACGGCGGCCGGCCTCGCCGGACTGCCGGGCGTCATCGTGCACGGCATGTGGACCTCCGCCATCGGCGAGCTCGTCGCCGGCGCCGGATTCTCGGAGGACTCCACCTCCACGAGCCCGGCCCGCGTCGTCGAGTACACGGCCACCATGCTCGCCCCGGTCCTGCCGGGCGAGACGATCGAGTTCACGGTCGAGCGCTCGGGCGTCGACAACCGCCCGGGCCACGGCGAGGTACGCACCGTCACCGCCACCGTCAACGGCAACCTCGTGCTCACCGCCACCGCCGTCATGGCCGCGCCGACCACCTTCTACGGCTTCCCGGGCCAGGGCATCCAGTCCCAGGGCATGGGCATGGAGTCCCGCGCGGATTCCGCCGCGGCCCGCGAGGTCTGGGACCGGGCGGACCGCCACACCCGCACCAAGCTGGGCTTCTCCGTCCTGGAGATCGTCAAGAACAACCCGACCGAGGTCGTCGTCGGCGGCGAACGCTTCCACCACCCGGACGGCGTGCTCTTCCTGACCCAGTTCACCCAGGTCGCCATGGCCACCCTGGGCTGCGCCCAGGTCGCCGAGATGCGCGAGGCGGGCGCCCTCAACCAGCGCGCCTACTTCGCCGGCCACTCCGTCGGCGAGTACAACGCCCTGGCCGCCTACTCCGGCGTCCTCTCCCTCGAGTCCGTGGTGGAGATCGTCTACCGCCGCGGCCTGACCATGCACCGCCTGGTCGAGCGCGACGAGGAGGGCAACTCCAACTACGGCCTCGCCGCCCTGCGCCCCAACAAGATGGGCCTGTCCGCCGGCAACGTCTTCGACTACGTCAACGACCTGTCGGCCAGCACCGGCGAGTTCCTCGAGATCGTGAACTACAACATCGCCGGCGTCCAGTACGCCGTCGCCGGCACCCGCGCCGGGCTGCTCGCCCTCAAGGCCGACGCCGAGAAGCGCGCCCCGGGCCAGCGCGCGTTCATCATGATCCCGGGCATCGACGTGCCCTTCCACTCCAGCCACCTGCGCGACGGTGTGGGCGATTTCCGCGAGCACCTCGATTCGCTGATCCCGCACGCCATCAACCTGGACATCCTGGTCGGGCGCTACATCCCGAACCTGGTGGCGCGTCCCTTCGAACTCAGCCGCGAGTTCGTGGAGTCCATCACCGACGTCGTCTCCTCCCCGTACATCGAGGAGATCCTGGGCGACTACGAGAAGGCCGCCGCCGACCCGCAGAAGCTCGCCCGCACCCTGCTCATCGAGCTGCTGGCGTGGCAGTTCGCCTCCCCGGTCCGCTGGATCGAGACGCAGGACCTCATCCTGCGGTCCCGCGAGAACGGCGGCCTGGAGATGGAGCGCTTCGTGGAGGTCGGCGTCGGTTCCGCACCGACCCTGGCCAACATGCTGGGCCAGACCCTGCGCCTGCCGCAGTACGCGGGCACTCCGATCGAGGTCCTCAACGTCGAGCGCGACCGCCCGGTCGTCTTCGCCACCGACGAGGTCGTCCGCGAGGTCGCCGAGGACGTCGTGCCGGAGACCCCGGCCGAGTCCGCGCCGGCCCGGAAGTCCGCCGGCCCGGCCCCCGTGTCGGCCAACGCCCCGACCGGTGACACCGTGCCGGCCGCGGCACCCGCCCCCGCCCCCGCAGCCGCCCCGGCGGGCGCCGGCACCCCGGAGAACATCGAGTTCACCCCGGCCGACGCCACCGAGATGCTCATCGCCATCTGGACCAAGGTCCGCCCCGACCAGATGGGCGCCACCGACTCCATCGAGACCCTCGTCGAGGGCGTGTCCTCCCGCCGCAACCAGCTGCTGCTGGACCTGGGCGTGGAGTTCGGCCTGGGCGCCATCGACGGCGCCGCTGACGCCGAGCTGGACGCGCTGAAGGTCACCGTCTCCAAGATGGCCAAGGGCTACAAGGCCTTCGGCCCGGTCCTGGGTGACTCCGCCGCCGACGCGCTGCGCCGCATCACCGGCCCCACCGGCAAGAAGCCCAACTACATCACCGAGCGCGTGACCGGCACCTGGCAGCTCGGCCAGGGCTGGGCCGACCACGTTGTCGCCGAGGTGGTCATCGGCGCCCGCGAGGGAGCCTCCCTGCGCGGCGGCGACCTGGCCACCCTGAGCCCGGCCACCCCGTCCAACGCCGGTGAGCTCGACCAGCTCATCGACGGCGCAGTCCAGGCCGTCGCCGCCCGCCGCGGCGTCGCGGTCGGACTGCCCTCCGCGGGCGGCGGCGCCGGCGGCGTCGTCGACTCCGCCGCACTCGGCGAGTTCGCCGAGCAGGTCACCGGCAAGGAAGGCGTGCTGGCGGAGACCGCCCGCACCATCCTCTCCCAGCTGGGCATCAGCCAGGTCGAGTCCCAGAACCTCGAGGAGCAGGCCGACGAGCACGCCGCCCTGTTCGACCTCGTCTCCCGCGAGCTCGGCTCCGACTGGCCCCGCCAGGTCGCGCCGCGCTTCTCCGCCGACGAGGCAGTGCTTCTCGACGACCGCTGGGCCTCCGCACGCGAGGACCTCACCCGTGTGGCCCTCGGCGAGCTCGACGCCGCCGACATCGATGTCACCGGTGCCGGCGAGGTCGTCGCCAAGCAGGCCGAGTACCTGGGACTGACCGGGCTGGCCGCCCAGGCGCGCGAGGAGGAGACCCTGCGCTTCTCCGCCGACGTGGCAGTGGTCACCGGCGCGTCCCCGAACTCGATCGCCGCCGGCGTCGTCGCCGAGCTGCTCGAGGGGGGCGCGACCGTCGTGGTCACCACCTCCAGCCTCTCGCACTCCCGCCTGGGCTACTACAAGGAGCTCTACGCGCGCGCCGCCCGCGGCACCGCCGCCCTGTGGATCATCCCGGCGAACCTGAGCTCCTACACGGATCTCGACGCCGTCATCGAGTGGATCGGCAACGAACAGACCGCCACCGTCAACGGCCAGAAGAAGGTCCTGAAGAAGGCGCTCGTCCCGACGCTGCTCTTCCCGTTCGCGGCACCCCGCGTCATGGGCACACTCGCCGACGCAGGCCCCTCCGCCGAGTCCCAGATGCGCCTGCTGCTGTGGGCCGTCGAGCGGCTCATCGCCGGCCTCTCCGAGATCGGCGTGGACACCCAGGTGGGCAAGCGGCTCCACGTCGTCCTGCCGGGTTCCCCGAACCGTGGCCGCTTCGGCGGCGACGGCGCCTACGGCGAGTCCAAGGCCTCCCTGGACGCCGTGGTCACCCGCTGGAACGCCGAGAAGGTCTGGGGCGGGCGCACCAGCCTCGTCCACGCCTTCATCGGCTGGGTCCGCGGCACCGGCCTGATGGGCGGCAACGACCCGCTCGTCGAGACCATCGAGTCCAAGGGCGTACGCACCTTCTCCAACGAGGAGATGGCAGAGCTGCTTGTCTCCCAGGTCACCGACGAGGTTCGCGCCGAGGCCGCCAACGCCCCGGTCACCGTGGACTTCACCGGCGGACTCGGCGAGTCCGACGTCAACATCTCCCAGCTGGCCGCCGAGGCGGCCGCGGAGGCGGAGGCCTCGGGCGTCGAGAAGCAGGAGATCGAGGAGCCGCGCACGCTGACCGCGCTGCCGACCCCGTACCGCCGCTTCCAGTGGACCGCACCGGACTTCAGCGGTGTCACCACGAAGCTCGACGACATGATCGTCATCGTCGGCGCCGGCGAGCTGGGCCCCTACGGCTCCGCCCGCACGCGTTTCGACGCCGAGCTCACCGGCGACCTCACCGCAGCCGGCGTCATCGAGCTCGCCTGGACCATGGGTCTGATCCGCTGGGACAACGACGCCTGGTACGACGCAGATGACCAGGAGCTCGCCGAGGAGGAGATCTACGACCGCTTCCACGACGAGGTCCTGGGCAAGGTCGGCGTCCGCCGCTACCACGACGACTTCTTCATGGTCGACAACCTGGCGCCGGAGCTGACCACCGTCTACCTGGACAAGGATCTCTCCTTCTCCGTCGCCTCCAGGGAGGAGGCCAAGACCTTCGTCGACTCCGAACCGGACCACACCTCCGCGTTCTACGACGAGGAGGCAGGGGAGTGGACGGTCGTCCGCCACGCAGGTTCCGCCGTCCGCGTCCCGCGCCGCACCACCATGTCGCGCTTCGTCGGCGGCCAGATCCCGGAGGGCTTCGACCCGGCTGTCTACGGCATCCCGGCCGACATGGTCGACAACCTCGACCGCCTCGCCCTGTGGAACCTCGTCTGCACCGTCGACGCGTTCCTCTCCTCCGGCTTCACCCCGGCGGAGCTGCTCCGCGGCGTCCACCCCGCCCGCGTGTCCTCCACCCAGGGCACCGGCATGGGCGGCGTCGAGTCCATGCGCTCCCTCTACCTCGACGGCCTGCTCGCCGAGCCGCGCGCCAACGACATCCTGCAGGAGGCCCTGCCCAACGTCGTCGCCGCGCACGTCATGCAGTCCTACGTCGGCGGCTACGGCCAGATGATCCACCCGGTTGCCGCCTGCGCTACCGCCGCGGTCTCCGTGGAGGAGGGCTACGACAAGATCAAGCTGGGCAAGGCGGACTTTGTCGTCGCCGGCGGCCTGGACGACCTCTCCATCGAGGGAATCACCGGCTTCGGCGACATGGCCGCCACCGCCGACTCCACCGAGATGGAGAACAAGGGCATCGAGCACCGCTACTTCTCCCGCGCCAACGACCGCCGCCGCGGCGGCTTCATCGAGTCCGAGGGCGGCGGCACCGTGCTGCTGGCCCGCGGTTCGGTCGCGGCCGACCTCGGCCTCCCGGTCCTGGGCGTCGTCGCCTTCGCCGAGTCCTTCGCCGACGGTGCGCACACCTCCATCCCGGCCCCGGGCCTCGGTGCCCTGGGCGCCGCCCGCGGCGGAGCCGACTCCCGGCTGGCCCGCCAGCTGGCCGACGTGGGCGTGGCCGTCAACGAGATCTCCGTGATCTCCAAGCACGACACCTCCACCAACGCCAATGATCCGAACGAGTCGGACCTGCATGAGCGGATCGCCGCCTCCATGGGGCGTGCGGACGGCAACCCGCTGTACGTGATCTCCCAGAAGTCGCTCACCGGCCACGCGAAGGGCGGCGCCGCGGCCTTCCAGATGATCGGCCTGACCCAGGTCCTGCGCTCCGGTGTGCTCCCGGCGAACCGGTCGCTCGACTCCGTCGACCCGGTTCTCGCGCACCACCAGCACCTGGTGTGGCTGCGTAAGCCGCTGGATCTTTCTGCTAAGGCGCCGAAGGCCGGTCTGGTCACCTCGCTCGGTTTCGGCCACGTCTCCGCGCTGGTCGCCATCGTCCACCCGGGCGCGTTCCTCGAGGCCCTGCGCCAGGAGCGCGGCCAGGACGCGGCGGCCGACTGGGCCGCGGCATCCGTCGCCCGCGAAGAAGCCGGCCTGCGCCGCATCGTCGACGGCATGTACGGCGGAGCCCCGCTGTTCGAGCGCCCGACCGACCGCAACCTCGGCGGTGCCGGCAATGCCGTGAAGGAACGGGAGGCCGCCGTCCTGCTGGACGACGACGCCCGCCTCGTCGACGGCGTCCTGCGCACGGGTGCGGAGATCACCTCCTAA
- a CDS encoding DUF3618 domain-containing protein — protein MSNNPDEIRADIERTRGNLGRDVDALAEKVDPGRVVDRQADRLKSRWRDMRESVFGSEEDDAQPTGQGRASQLPGEAGDAARNAPDTIRRKTRGNPLAAGAIALAAGWLVGSLLPASRQEQEAAAAVRDKAQPLVEEAKSVAQEMGESLQPQAEQAVTDVQASARESVERVKDEGQHHLADVREDSRSAAENIRDVAREQ, from the coding sequence ATGAGCAACAACCCAGACGAGATCCGTGCCGACATCGAGCGCACCCGCGGCAACCTCGGCCGCGACGTGGATGCTCTGGCGGAGAAGGTCGACCCCGGACGGGTGGTCGACCGGCAGGCCGACCGGCTGAAGTCCCGCTGGAGGGACATGCGCGAGTCCGTCTTCGGGTCGGAGGAGGACGACGCCCAGCCCACCGGGCAGGGGCGCGCCTCACAGCTGCCGGGGGAGGCCGGCGACGCCGCCCGCAACGCACCGGACACCATCCGCCGCAAGACCCGCGGAAACCCCCTGGCCGCCGGAGCGATCGCCCTGGCCGCCGGTTGGCTCGTGGGTTCCCTCCTGCCGGCCAGCCGGCAGGAGCAGGAGGCGGCCGCCGCAGTGCGCGACAAAGCGCAGCCGCTGGTCGAGGAGGCGAAGTCGGTGGCCCAGGAGATGGGCGAATCCCTGCAGCCCCAGGCGGAGCAGGCCGTGACCGACGTCCAGGCGAGCGCCCGGGAGAGTGTGGAACGCGTCAAGGATGAGGGGCAGCACCATCTCGCCGACGTCCGCGAAGACTCCAGGAGCGCCGCGGAAAACATCCGCGACGTAGCCCGGGAGCAGTAG
- a CDS encoding phage holin family protein, which produces MSGSTPADDLTSGRLGAGYPAAGRESDSGAEFRARNESLGEMFASFSANLSALMRQEVQLAKAEATQSAKQGGRGAGMFAGAAVGGFLALLFLSMALMWALGEWMHLGWAAVIVAVVWAVAAAVLASMGKKQFDDMKGLPQTQETIGEIPPTLNPNKETP; this is translated from the coding sequence ATGAGCGGATCAACCCCCGCAGACGATCTCACCTCCGGCCGGCTGGGCGCCGGTTATCCCGCCGCCGGTCGGGAATCGGATTCCGGAGCGGAGTTCCGGGCCCGTAATGAATCGCTGGGGGAGATGTTCGCCAGTTTCTCCGCGAATCTCTCCGCCCTCATGCGCCAGGAGGTCCAGCTCGCCAAGGCCGAGGCCACCCAGTCGGCGAAGCAGGGCGGCCGGGGGGCGGGCATGTTCGCCGGCGCCGCAGTCGGCGGGTTCCTCGCCCTGCTGTTCCTGTCGATGGCGCTCATGTGGGCGCTGGGCGAGTGGATGCACCTCGGCTGGGCCGCGGTCATCGTTGCGGTGGTGTGGGCGGTTGCCGCCGCGGTCCTCGCGTCGATGGGCAAGAAGCAGTTCGACGACATGAAGGGTCTGCCGCAGACCCAGGAAACCATCGGTGAAATTCCGCCGACCCTCAACCCGAACAAGGAGACCCCATGA
- a CDS encoding membrane protein, whose protein sequence is MSDNKGQPRQRKKVRASHLVFLALAVVATLALAWWQWTRFRAGSGTFQNLGYAFQWPLFGLFFIFAYRKYMQYENEMIAAENNTDDPDFLYEADARQYGDRATRIDEDFLPERPTLDVDTYNELNTPRRGRREADTEQPGDSNQ, encoded by the coding sequence GTGAGCGACAACAAAGGACAACCCCGGCAGCGGAAGAAGGTGCGCGCCTCGCACCTCGTCTTCCTGGCGCTCGCCGTGGTCGCCACCCTCGCGCTGGCCTGGTGGCAGTGGACCCGCTTCCGGGCGGGGTCAGGAACATTCCAGAACCTCGGTTACGCGTTTCAGTGGCCGCTGTTCGGGCTGTTCTTCATCTTCGCGTACCGCAAGTACATGCAGTACGAAAACGAGATGATCGCCGCCGAGAACAACACCGACGACCCCGACTTCCTGTACGAGGCCGACGCCCGGCAGTACGGGGACCGCGCCACCAGGATCGACGAGGACTTCCTGCCCGAGCGCCCCACCCTCGACGTCGACACCTACAACGAGCTGAACACGCCCCGGAGGGGGCGTCGGGAAGCAGACACCGAACAACCGGGAGACAGCAACCAATGA
- a CDS encoding DUF3817 domain-containing protein gives MTTSTAPKTHPERQKRVDTALKIFSVTAWITGMFLIFLVIRMIMQYILKVEIPEWATIVAIAHGWAYMAYVLATLNLGLKARWKPVVWLTTALAGVVPFLSFIIEANRRREVKERFQLA, from the coding sequence ATGACCACCTCGACCGCACCGAAGACCCACCCCGAGCGCCAGAAGCGTGTCGACACCGCCCTGAAGATCTTCTCGGTCACCGCCTGGATCACCGGCATGTTCCTCATCTTCCTGGTGATCCGCATGATCATGCAGTACATCCTCAAGGTGGAGATCCCCGAGTGGGCGACGATCGTGGCCATCGCCCACGGCTGGGCGTACATGGCCTACGTCCTGGCAACCCTCAACCTCGGCCTCAAGGCCCGCTGGAAGCCGGTGGTGTGGCTCACCACCGCCCTGGCCGGCGTCGTTCCTTTCCTCTCCTTCATCATCGAGGCGAACCGGCGCCGCGAGGTCAAGGAGAGGTTCCAGCTGGCCTGA